The following coding sequences lie in one Miscanthus floridulus cultivar M001 chromosome 9, ASM1932011v1, whole genome shotgun sequence genomic window:
- the LOC136482193 gene encoding uncharacterized protein: MAAEMVGSAVAQEAVNEVLSRIKEGYAEKSDAKEHIERMEMAHIKLEAALEASNKWNITSPPLLRWRSKLKRATQECDHTLRRCRQRLQEEEEVKQGLQSSSFPKRVAHTAMSFVSSMFSSGSDDKLRGSTAVRRFERFADGASEFLRYVELGGTPCRYMFSVPLIRHLLAGKGTKDCFVRGGQHLSLTLQPFSLPNHRMGACLVFLLEDGDVPENNFLLALSLQLSESTDIVGVVVRCLQLFKPYLSFTAETVKTKLTQMATQDLCWVFDAYSVYGCDEQQNSLQTMCSKWFRPNPFCCQQLEHLHAQSSSSKSLTCDIYMEQVIQVYLLGHVALSVGNNRQSSVIDGQSQTSPTRDFPYLKLGAHFSPHASFEDLSPTVGGSVSEIINDEAKHCAMYANISFEQLGEITMPKAVDCLSRNLEATSYQMSWKSKHGSAYLRVEKTSWRATTRKGKVGKRCKQRQDKKAPSQGWTGANSEFIFGSWVAHIPAQLKGSIVDNWIQKQKRPTLPLLLKTNSCVHDCPMTMFFLQDYSYLARKLKMSSTLNP; the protein is encoded by the coding sequence ATGGCAGCAGAGATGGTCGGTTCTGCGGTGGCCCAGGAGGCTGTTAATGAAGTCTTATCAAGAATCAAAGAGGGTTATGCCGAGAAGTCAGATgcaaaggagcacatagagaggatGGAGATGGCGCACATCAAGCTAGAAGCCGCCCTTGAGGCATCCAACAAGTGGAACATCACTAGCCCGCCACTACTACGCTGGAGGAGCAAGCTCAAGCGTGCCACACAGGAGTGCGACCACACTTTGCGCCGGTGCAGGCAGCGAttgcaagaagaggaagaagtgaaACAAGGGCTACAGAGCTCCTCCTTTCCTAAGAGGGTCGCTCATACTGCCATGTCATTTGTTTCGTCAATGTTTAGCAGCGGTAGCGACGACAAGCTAAGAGGATCCACTGCCGTCCGGCGATTTGAGCGGTTTGCTGATGGTGCCAGCGAGTTCTTGAGGTACGTGGAGCTTGGTGGCACACCATGCAGATACATGTTCTCTGTGCCTCTTATACGCCATCTTCTCGCTGGCAAAGGAACAAAGGATTGCTTTGTTCGTGGGGGCCAACATCTCTCACTTACTCTACAGCCCTTTAGTCTACCCAACCATAGGATGGGGGCGTGCTTGGTATTCCTACTTGAAGATGGCGATGTGCCAGAGAATAATTTCCTTCTTGCCCTCAGCTTACAGCTCTCTGAGAGTACTGACATAGTTGGGGTTGTAGTCAGATGCCTGCAGCTGTTCAAACCGTACTTGAGCTTCACAGCCGAGACTGTAAAGACGAAGCTGACCCAGATGGCAACGCAAGACTTGTGTTGGGTGTTTGATGCTTATTCAGTTTATGGCTGTGATGAACAACAGAACAGTCTTCAAACCATGTGTTCTAAATGGTTTCGACCAAACCCATTTTGCTGTCAACAACTAGAACATCTCCATGCCCAGAGCTCCTCTTCAAAATCATTGACATGTGATATATACATGGAACAAGTTATCCAAGTGTATTTGCTAGGACATGTTGCACTGTCAGTTGGGAACAATAGGCAGAGCTCAGTCATCGATGGCCAAAGCCAAACAAGCCCCACGAGAGACTTTCCATATCTGAAACTTGGAGCACACTTCTCGCCTCATGCCTCTTTTGAAGATTTGTCACCTACTGTTGGGGGTTCAGTGTCAGAGATAATCAACGATGAAGCCAAACATTGTGCCATGTATGCAAACATTTCCTTTGAACAGCTGGGCGAGATCACGATGCCAAAAGCAGTAGATTGCCTTAGTAGGAATCTGGAAGCTACCTCATATCAGATGTCGTGGAAGTCCAAGCATGGAAGCGCGTACCTTCGGGTCGAGAAGACCTCATGGAGAGCAACTACTAGGAAGGGCAAAGTTGGAAAACGCTGTAAGCAACGGCAGGACAAGAAGGCTCCATCTCAGGGATGGACAGGTGCTAACAGTGAGTTCATTTTTGGCTCGTGGGTTGCGCACATACCTGCCCAGTTGAAGGGCTCGATCGTTGACAATTGGATTCAGAAACAAAAGCGACCCACACTACCGTTGTTATTGAAAACTAATTCTTGCGTCCATGATTGTCCAATGACGATGTTCTTTTTGCAAGATTACAGTTATTTGGCAAGGAAGCTCAAGATGTCCAGCACGTTAAACCCGTGA